The following proteins are encoded in a genomic region of Burkholderia gladioli:
- a CDS encoding PLP-dependent aminotransferase family protein produces the protein MDFRVLFAAFLEPAGAADEARQPRQHRLYACLREAILQGRLDADTALPSSRTLAELLGIARNTVLHAYERLTAEGYVIADRQGTRVARTGLPPARAERVPPLAPPPLSRRAASLSRNVDRPGELGAFVLGVPALDAFPLTAWRRSVERAWRRIGPAQLDYQPAAGNLRLRQAIASYLRVSRGVACEAEQVLITDGTQYGLDLCARALADAGDIAWIENPGYGGARVALQAAGLRLVPVPVDAHGLAPTAELWRNAPPRLVYITPSHQYPLGAVMSQERRVALVQAARDAGAWIVEDDYDSEFRHHGTPLAALQNVVRDAPVIYLGTFSKVMFPALRVGFVVVPGAIAPELEQVSSALSPRGRLADHLALAEFIEAGHFSRHLRRMRRVYAERRDVLHEALTRRLGGLLTVSAGDGGMHLSARLDAPVADVEVERAARAHGLMLRALSPFCLPGSDSSAYNGLVLGYGNVPAESMEAAVTRLERAIVEVRGETRLT, from the coding sequence ATGGATTTCCGCGTCCTGTTCGCCGCCTTCCTCGAGCCCGCCGGCGCCGCCGACGAAGCGCGCCAGCCACGCCAGCATCGCCTCTACGCCTGCCTGCGCGAGGCGATCCTGCAAGGTCGGCTCGATGCCGACACGGCCCTGCCCTCCTCGCGCACGCTGGCCGAGCTGCTCGGCATCGCCCGCAACACCGTGCTGCACGCCTACGAGCGGCTGACGGCCGAAGGTTACGTGATCGCCGACCGGCAAGGCACGCGCGTGGCGCGCACCGGCCTGCCGCCCGCGCGTGCCGAGCGCGTGCCGCCGCTGGCGCCGCCGCCCCTGTCGCGGCGCGCCGCGAGCCTGAGCCGCAACGTCGATCGCCCCGGCGAGCTGGGCGCCTTCGTGCTCGGCGTGCCGGCCCTCGACGCCTTCCCGCTGACGGCCTGGCGGCGCTCGGTGGAACGCGCCTGGCGCCGCATCGGCCCGGCCCAGCTCGACTACCAGCCCGCCGCCGGCAACCTGCGGCTGCGCCAGGCGATCGCCAGCTACCTGCGCGTCTCGCGCGGCGTGGCCTGCGAGGCCGAGCAGGTGCTGATCACCGACGGCACGCAATACGGCCTCGATCTCTGCGCGCGGGCGCTCGCCGATGCCGGCGACATCGCCTGGATCGAGAACCCCGGCTACGGCGGGGCGCGCGTCGCGCTGCAGGCCGCCGGGCTGCGCCTGGTGCCGGTGCCGGTCGACGCGCATGGCCTGGCGCCCACGGCCGAGTTGTGGCGCAACGCGCCGCCGCGGCTGGTCTACATCACGCCCTCGCACCAATACCCGCTCGGCGCGGTGATGTCCCAGGAGCGGCGCGTCGCGCTGGTGCAGGCCGCGCGGGACGCCGGTGCGTGGATCGTCGAGGACGACTACGACAGCGAGTTCCGCCACCACGGCACGCCGCTGGCGGCCCTGCAGAACGTGGTGCGCGACGCGCCGGTGATCTATCTCGGCACCTTCAGCAAGGTGATGTTCCCGGCCTTGCGGGTGGGCTTCGTGGTGGTGCCGGGCGCCATCGCGCCCGAGCTCGAGCAGGTCTCCTCGGCGCTGTCGCCGCGCGGGCGGCTGGCCGACCACCTCGCGCTGGCGGAATTCATCGAGGCGGGTCATTTCAGCCGGCACCTGCGCCGCATGCGCCGCGTCTATGCCGAGCGCCGCGACGTGCTGCACGAGGCGCTGACGCGCCGGCTCGGCGGCCTGCTGACGGTCTCGGCCGGCGACGGCGGCATGCATCTGTCGGCACGGCTCGACGCGCCGGTCGCCGACGTCGAGGTCGAGCGCGCCGCGCGCGCGCACGGCCTGATGCTGCGTGCGCTCTCGCCGTTCTGCCTGCCCGGCTCGGACAGCTCCGCCTACAACGGCCTGGTGCTCGGCTACGGCAATGTGCCGGCCGAGTCCATGGAGGCGGCCGTGACGCGGCTCGAACGCGCGATCGTCGAAGTACGGGGCGAGACTCGCCTCACCTGA
- a CDS encoding SDR family oxidoreductase gives MSRTWFITGIGSGFGREMTQQLLARGDRVAGTVRDTQAVADLRERHGDALWSATLDMTDLPGIQRVVAQAFEVFGRIDVIVNNAGYGLFGAAEGLSDAQIRHQIDTNLIAPIQVTRAALPGLRAQGGGRILAISSYGGQATHPGASLYHASKWGMEGFFDALSAEVAPFGIGVTIVEPGGARTAFRRAAGRHFGAELEAYRDTPLGALHARLSDPGFVASGDPAKMVSIMIDSVDRTPAPKRIALGRDAYTMIRNALGERLAAVEADRELAHSTDFDAPA, from the coding sequence ATGTCCCGAACCTGGTTCATTACCGGCATCGGCAGCGGCTTCGGCCGCGAGATGACGCAGCAGTTGCTGGCGCGCGGCGATCGCGTGGCCGGCACGGTGCGCGACACGCAGGCCGTCGCGGACCTGCGCGAGCGCCATGGCGACGCGCTCTGGAGCGCCACGCTCGACATGACCGACCTGCCGGGCATCCAGCGCGTGGTCGCGCAGGCCTTCGAGGTCTTCGGCCGGATCGACGTGATCGTCAACAATGCCGGCTACGGCCTGTTCGGCGCGGCCGAGGGCCTGTCCGACGCGCAGATCCGCCATCAGATCGACACCAACCTGATCGCCCCGATCCAGGTCACGCGCGCGGCCTTGCCGGGGCTGCGCGCCCAGGGCGGCGGCCGGATCCTGGCGATCTCCAGTTATGGCGGGCAGGCCACCCACCCGGGCGCCTCGCTCTATCACGCCAGCAAGTGGGGCATGGAGGGTTTCTTCGATGCGCTGTCCGCCGAGGTGGCGCCGTTCGGGATCGGCGTGACGATCGTCGAGCCGGGCGGCGCGCGCACGGCGTTCCGCCGCGCGGCGGGCCGGCATTTCGGCGCCGAGCTGGAAGCCTATCGCGACACGCCGTTGGGGGCCCTGCACGCACGCTTGTCGGATCCCGGTTTCGTCGCCAGCGGCGATCCGGCGAAGATGGTGTCGATCATGATCGACAGCGTGGATCGCACGCCGGCGCCCAAACGCATCGCGCTCGGCCGCGATGCCTACACGATGATCCGCAATGCCTTGGGCGAGCGGCTCGCCGCCGTCGAGGCCGATCGCGAACTGGCGCATTCGACCGATTTCGACGCGCCGGCCTGA
- a CDS encoding LysR family transcriptional regulator: MNERVTLVELRALAAVSSQRSFRKAAEALELAPSTLSHMMRELEERLGTRLLNRTTRSVSPTQAGERLVAQLAPILAGLDEALAELSASREAPGGRLRLTASETVSMLLVRHVMPVFIERYPEVEVDLVAEPAFVDIVAEGYDAGFRLGDDVPRDMVAIRFGSPSRMLPVASPAYLKGRRAPRTPDELREHRCIRARTPAGRPYRWEFERHGEAISLDVQGALTLNRTELMIEAALKGLGIAMVPEKLALPHLRNKSLRALLADWCPVYPGLFLYYPGHRQVPAALRAFIEVLKELDATRA; this comes from the coding sequence ATGAATGAGCGCGTCACGCTAGTCGAGCTGCGAGCGCTGGCCGCGGTGAGCTCGCAGCGCAGTTTCCGCAAGGCGGCCGAGGCGCTGGAGCTGGCGCCCTCGACGCTGAGCCACATGATGCGCGAGCTGGAGGAACGCCTCGGCACGCGCCTGTTGAACCGCACCACGCGCAGCGTCTCGCCGACCCAGGCCGGCGAACGGCTGGTGGCGCAGCTCGCGCCGATCCTGGCCGGCCTCGACGAGGCGCTGGCCGAGCTCAGCGCCTCGCGCGAGGCGCCCGGCGGCCGGCTGCGGCTGACTGCTTCGGAGACCGTATCGATGCTGCTGGTCCGGCACGTGATGCCGGTATTCATCGAGCGCTATCCCGAGGTGGAAGTCGACCTGGTGGCCGAGCCGGCCTTCGTCGACATCGTCGCCGAAGGCTACGACGCCGGCTTCCGGCTCGGCGACGACGTGCCCCGGGACATGGTCGCGATCCGCTTCGGCAGCCCGTCGCGGATGCTGCCGGTCGCCTCGCCCGCCTACCTGAAGGGCCGCCGCGCGCCGCGCACGCCGGACGAACTGCGCGAGCATCGCTGCATTCGCGCGCGCACGCCGGCGGGCCGCCCTTACCGCTGGGAATTCGAGCGCCACGGCGAGGCGATCTCGCTCGACGTGCAGGGCGCGCTGACGCTGAACCGCACCGAGCTGATGATCGAGGCCGCGCTGAAGGGGCTGGGCATCGCGATGGTGCCGGAAAAGCTGGCGCTGCCCCATCTGCGCAACAAGTCGCTGCGCGCGCTGCTGGCCGACTGGTGCCCGGTCTATCCGGGCCTGTTCCTCTACTATCCCGGCCACCGCCAGGTGCCGGCCGCGCTGCGGGCCTTCATCGAGGTGCTGAAGGAGCTCGACGCGACGCGCGCCTGA
- a CDS encoding alpha/beta hydrolase, giving the protein MIRRSRLSILAVALLALGFSHGASARRPSADEVPPPPPASVAAGTDLATRSAVQDLPLPGGEHQRVLFYGPAGPMRGVILMFPGGAGDVDIERDGAIRHDNNFVVRTRELWARLGYGVVIVDAIGHKSMRGERSTEAYRQVLREILDYAHTLTDRPLWAMGTSQGSIAAMAVGSSARDGELAGIVLTESVSVVGHSGETVFDARPERVRAPALVVANRDDTCTVAPPSRAPEIAAAMKNSAATVLHVEGGVAQSSNPCSSLSPHGYFGIEKQVVGDIARWMRSVAPQ; this is encoded by the coding sequence ATGATTCGTCGGTCCCGCTTGTCCATCCTCGCCGTCGCGCTGCTCGCGCTCGGCTTCTCCCATGGCGCGAGCGCGCGCCGCCCGTCGGCGGACGAAGTGCCGCCCCCGCCGCCCGCCAGCGTCGCCGCCGGCACCGATCTCGCCACGCGAAGCGCCGTGCAGGACCTGCCGCTACCCGGCGGCGAGCACCAGCGCGTGCTGTTCTACGGCCCGGCAGGCCCGATGCGCGGCGTGATCCTGATGTTCCCCGGTGGCGCCGGCGACGTCGACATCGAACGCGACGGCGCGATCCGCCACGACAACAACTTCGTGGTGCGCACGCGCGAACTGTGGGCCCGGCTCGGCTACGGCGTGGTGATCGTCGATGCGATCGGCCACAAGTCGATGCGCGGCGAGCGCAGCACCGAGGCCTATCGGCAGGTGCTGCGCGAGATCCTCGACTACGCGCACACGCTCACCGATCGCCCGCTCTGGGCGATGGGCACCAGCCAGGGCTCGATCGCCGCGATGGCGGTCGGCTCGAGCGCGCGCGACGGCGAACTGGCCGGCATCGTGCTGACTGAATCGGTGTCGGTGGTCGGGCATTCGGGCGAGACGGTGTTCGACGCGCGGCCCGAACGCGTGCGCGCGCCGGCCCTGGTGGTGGCCAACCGCGACGACACCTGCACCGTCGCGCCGCCCTCGCGCGCGCCCGAAATCGCCGCCGCCATGAAAAACAGCGCGGCCACCGTCCTGCATGTCGAGGGCGGCGTCGCGCAGTCATCGAATCCGTGCAGCTCCTTGTCGCCGCACGGCTATTTCGGCATCGAGAAACAGGTGGTCGGCGATATCGCGCGCTGGATGCGCAGCGTCGCGCCGCAATGA
- a CDS encoding alpha/beta hydrolase, whose translation MKLKSLVAAALACTAISGVSSAFAQDNAAAAPAAPIKNVVLVHGLYADGSSWAKVIPLLQAKGLHVTAVQNPTTSFDADVDAVKRALAAQDGPTLLVAHSYGGMVISQAGDDPKVAGLVYIAARAPDAGEDYPALTKKFPAAPASAGLQWSADGFGKLSEQAFVHDFAGDLPPEEARVYYAVQQPMGKPITMAKTTVAAWHDKPTWYAVSTEDRTINPDLERFMAKRMHAHTIEIQSSHVSLISHPAAVANLILEATGEAK comes from the coding sequence ATGAAGTTGAAATCGCTTGTCGCCGCCGCCCTGGCCTGTACCGCCATCTCGGGCGTGAGCTCGGCCTTCGCGCAGGACAACGCCGCCGCCGCGCCGGCCGCGCCGATCAAGAACGTGGTGCTGGTGCATGGCCTGTATGCCGACGGTTCGAGCTGGGCAAAGGTGATTCCGCTGCTGCAGGCCAAGGGCCTGCACGTGACGGCGGTGCAGAACCCGACCACCTCGTTCGATGCCGACGTCGACGCGGTCAAGCGTGCGCTGGCTGCCCAGGACGGCCCGACCCTGCTGGTCGCGCATTCCTACGGCGGCATGGTGATCAGCCAGGCCGGCGACGATCCGAAGGTGGCGGGGCTGGTCTATATCGCGGCGCGCGCGCCCGATGCCGGCGAGGACTATCCGGCCTTGACGAAGAAATTCCCGGCCGCGCCGGCCTCGGCGGGCCTGCAATGGTCGGCCGACGGTTTCGGCAAGCTCTCGGAACAGGCCTTCGTGCACGACTTCGCCGGCGACCTGCCGCCCGAGGAAGCGCGCGTCTACTACGCCGTGCAGCAGCCGATGGGCAAGCCGATCACGATGGCGAAGACCACCGTGGCCGCCTGGCACGACAAGCCGACCTGGTACGCGGTGTCGACCGAGGATCGCACCATCAACCCCGACCTGGAACGCTTCATGGCCAAGCGCATGCATGCGCACACCATCGAGATCCAGTCGAGCCACGTGTCGCTGATCTCGCACCCGGCCGCGGTGGCGAACCTGATCCTGGAAGCGACGGGCGAGGCGAAGTAA
- a CDS encoding carbon-nitrogen hydrolase family protein: protein MQTGTVRILYVQWPDGLQPSGAAWEAIRRAVDAEQADLLVTNEMPFGPWLAITPDYDAEAAARSVALHEEALAALGQLQVGAVLSSRPVAQARRLANEAFVIEGGAYRYLHHKKFFPEEPGWHEASWFERGREGFECATVGKLKLGVLLCTELFFNEHARAYGRLGADLIVTPRATGHAVQHWFTAGAMAAIVAGAALVSSNRHGRATPTLEFGGTGFAMSPTGESLGTTSQAAPLRAITLDLAATRAAKLAYPCYVKE from the coding sequence ATGCAGACAGGGACAGTCAGGATCCTCTACGTGCAATGGCCCGACGGCCTGCAGCCGAGCGGCGCGGCCTGGGAGGCGATCCGCCGCGCCGTCGATGCCGAACAGGCCGACCTGCTGGTCACCAACGAGATGCCCTTCGGCCCGTGGCTGGCGATCACGCCCGACTACGATGCCGAGGCGGCCGCGCGCAGCGTGGCGCTGCACGAGGAGGCCCTGGCGGCACTGGGCCAACTGCAGGTGGGGGCGGTGCTGTCCTCGCGGCCGGTGGCACAGGCGCGGCGCCTGGCGAACGAGGCCTTCGTGATCGAGGGCGGCGCCTATCGCTACCTGCATCACAAGAAGTTCTTTCCCGAGGAGCCGGGCTGGCACGAGGCGAGCTGGTTCGAGCGCGGCCGCGAGGGCTTCGAATGCGCGACGGTCGGCAAGCTGAAGCTGGGCGTGCTGCTCTGCACCGAGCTGTTCTTCAACGAGCATGCGCGCGCCTACGGGCGCCTGGGCGCCGACCTGATCGTCACGCCGCGCGCCACCGGCCACGCCGTCCAGCACTGGTTCACGGCCGGCGCGATGGCGGCGATCGTGGCCGGCGCGGCCCTGGTCAGCTCGAACCGCCACGGACGCGCCACGCCGACGCTCGAATTCGGCGGCACCGGTTTTGCTATGTCACCGACGGGCGAATCGCTCGGCACCACCTCGCAGGCCGCCCCGTTGCGCGCGATCACGCTCGACCTCGCCGCCACGCGGGCCGCCAAGCTGGCCTATCCGTGCTACGTGAAGGAATGA
- a CDS encoding SDR family NAD(P)-dependent oxidoreductase, giving the protein MQINLTGKTALVTASTSGIGYAIAEGLARAGATLIINGRSERSVDASLATLRSSVPGVNASGVASDLSGAAGVKALIEAVPAVDILVNNAGIYGPKPFFEIDDGEWEHYFQMNVMSGVRLSRHYLPAMLEHDWGRVVFISSESALNIPADMIQYGFTKTAQLSIARGLAKLAAGSGVTVNSVLPGPTMSDGVKAMLKETADQEGKTVDEVAVEFVRTQRASSILQRPATTEEVANMVVYVCSQQASATTGAALRVDGGVVDTLA; this is encoded by the coding sequence ATGCAAATCAACCTGACCGGCAAGACCGCCCTCGTCACCGCCTCCACCAGCGGCATCGGCTATGCCATCGCGGAAGGCCTCGCGCGCGCCGGCGCGACCCTGATCATCAACGGACGCAGCGAGCGGTCGGTGGATGCCTCGCTGGCCACGCTGCGCTCCTCCGTGCCCGGTGTGAACGCCTCGGGCGTGGCCAGCGACCTGTCCGGCGCGGCCGGCGTCAAGGCCCTGATCGAGGCGGTCCCGGCCGTCGACATCCTGGTCAACAATGCCGGCATCTACGGCCCGAAGCCCTTCTTCGAGATCGACGACGGAGAATGGGAGCACTACTTCCAGATGAACGTGATGTCGGGCGTGAGGCTCTCGCGCCACTACCTGCCGGCCATGCTCGAACACGACTGGGGCCGGGTGGTGTTCATCTCGTCGGAATCGGCGCTCAACATCCCGGCCGACATGATCCAGTACGGCTTCACCAAGACCGCGCAGTTGTCGATCGCGCGCGGCCTCGCCAAGCTCGCCGCCGGCAGCGGCGTGACGGTCAACTCGGTGCTGCCGGGCCCGACCATGTCGGACGGCGTGAAGGCGATGCTCAAGGAAACCGCCGACCAGGAAGGCAAGACGGTCGACGAGGTGGCGGTGGAGTTCGTGCGCACCCAGCGCGCCAGCTCGATCCTGCAGCGGCCGGCGACCACCGAGGAAGTCGCGAACATGGTGGTGTACGTGTGCTCGCAGCAGGCGTCGGCCACCACGGGCGCCGCGCTGCGCGTGGATGGCGGCGTGGTGGACACGCTGGCCTGA
- a CDS encoding outer membrane protein assembly factor BamE translates to MTTDRVGRVLTGLLAPPPRSSLAALPFAASLLLSGCSWFGWLHHPSFSYAKLPVPKAASQPGATQQRVVGAGGNPASVWMVRNGTGTCYNYLLQHGNEHRPYYVVFDRHGIVTHHGFATCMEADRQGLLKRAAPVS, encoded by the coding sequence ATGACGACCGATCGTGTTGGCCGGGTTCTGACCGGCCTGCTAGCCCCGCCCCCGCGTTCCTCCCTCGCCGCGCTGCCGTTCGCCGCGAGCCTGCTGTTGTCGGGCTGCTCCTGGTTCGGCTGGCTGCATCATCCCTCGTTCTCGTACGCGAAGCTGCCGGTGCCGAAGGCCGCTTCCCAGCCGGGCGCCACCCAGCAGCGCGTGGTGGGCGCGGGCGGCAATCCCGCCAGCGTCTGGATGGTGCGCAACGGGACCGGCACTTGCTACAACTACCTGCTCCAGCACGGCAACGAGCATCGGCCCTACTACGTGGTGTTCGACCGTCACGGCATCGTCACGCATCATGGTTTCGCCACCTGCATGGAGGCGGACCGGCAAGGCCTGCTCAAGCGCGCGGCGCCGGTTTCCTGA
- a CDS encoding AI-2E family transporter translates to MIHSSRSTSDSERPKAQAIALGVLYTALVALALWVIREFLPAVAWAGVIAIALWPALRRIDEVPWLSGRHTVVSIVLTSAVGLLLVVPVAVAVVQAAGQVHEVFAWARDARLNGIPVPDAVSHLPFGAQQVSTWWQANLAQPLHAPTGVKAMNSEAFVSYGKAFGSRVVHAAVLFGFMLVTLFVIFRAGPNISASLMRGVQRAFGANGASLIQRMASAIYGTVTGLVVVGLGEGALLGIAYAFAGVPHAALLGLVTAVAAMLPFCAPIVFCGAAIWLFLVQGATGWAIGLAVFGFVVVFVAEHFVRPVLIGGSARLPFLLVLFGILGGAETFGLLGLFIGPALMTVLTVLWTEWIH, encoded by the coding sequence ATGATCCATTCCTCCCGTTCGACGTCGGATTCAGAACGCCCGAAAGCGCAGGCGATCGCGCTCGGCGTGCTCTACACAGCACTCGTCGCGCTCGCGCTGTGGGTAATCCGTGAATTCCTGCCGGCCGTGGCCTGGGCCGGCGTGATCGCCATCGCGCTGTGGCCCGCGCTGCGCCGCATCGACGAGGTGCCCTGGCTGTCGGGGCGCCACACCGTGGTTTCGATCGTGCTGACCTCGGCGGTCGGCCTGCTGCTGGTGGTGCCGGTGGCGGTGGCGGTGGTGCAGGCCGCGGGCCAGGTCCACGAAGTGTTCGCCTGGGCGCGCGACGCGCGCCTGAACGGCATCCCGGTGCCCGACGCGGTCTCGCACCTGCCGTTCGGCGCGCAGCAGGTCAGCACCTGGTGGCAGGCCAACCTGGCCCAGCCGCTGCATGCGCCCACCGGCGTGAAGGCGATGAACAGCGAGGCCTTCGTCAGCTACGGCAAGGCCTTTGGCTCGCGCGTGGTGCATGCGGCGGTGCTGTTCGGCTTCATGCTGGTGACGCTGTTCGTGATCTTCCGGGCCGGCCCGAACATCTCGGCATCGCTGATGCGCGGCGTGCAGCGCGCGTTCGGCGCCAACGGCGCCTCGCTGATCCAGCGCATGGCCTCGGCCATCTACGGCACGGTGACGGGGCTGGTGGTGGTGGGCCTCGGCGAGGGCGCGCTGCTCGGCATCGCCTATGCATTCGCGGGCGTGCCGCACGCGGCGCTGCTGGGGCTGGTGACGGCGGTGGCCGCCATGCTGCCGTTCTGCGCGCCGATCGTGTTCTGTGGTGCCGCGATCTGGTTGTTCCTGGTGCAGGGCGCGACGGGCTGGGCGATCGGCCTGGCCGTGTTCGGCTTCGTGGTGGTGTTCGTCGCCGAGCACTTCGTGCGCCCGGTGCTGATCGGCGGCTCGGCGCGTCTGCCGTTCCTGCTGGTGCTGTTCGGCATCCTCGGCGGCGCCGAGACCTTCGGCCTGCTGGGCCTGTTCATCGGCCCCGCGCTGATGACGGTGCTGACCGTGCTGTGGACCGAATGGATCCACTGA
- a CDS encoding rubredoxin has translation MYKKGTALELQFSPRRLGEARGQPLSLGLSGEDAGRLYRALDAYLAAAPAQGAEPLVVSLDDEGEVHAPVPAHALDSAAAEAEPNQPVPSVVEFRQFVCLICGWIYDEASGDPEHGLAPGTRWEAVPDDWRCPLCDVGKEDFALMAF, from the coding sequence ATGTACAAGAAAGGTACCGCCCTCGAATTGCAGTTTTCGCCGCGCCGGCTCGGCGAGGCGCGCGGGCAGCCGCTGAGCCTCGGCCTGAGCGGCGAGGACGCCGGGCGCCTGTACCGCGCGCTCGACGCCTACCTGGCCGCCGCGCCGGCCCAGGGCGCGGAGCCGCTGGTGGTGAGCCTCGACGACGAGGGCGAGGTCCATGCGCCGGTGCCTGCTCACGCGCTCGATTCCGCCGCCGCCGAGGCCGAGCCCAACCAGCCAGTGCCGAGCGTCGTCGAATTCCGCCAGTTCGTCTGCCTGATCTGCGGCTGGATCTACGACGAAGCCAGCGGCGATCCCGAGCATGGCCTCGCGCCGGGCACGCGCTGGGAGGCGGTGCCCGACGACTGGCGCTGCCCGCTTTGCGACGTCGGCAAGGAAGACTTCGCCCTGATGGCTTTCTGA
- a CDS encoding TetR/AcrR family transcriptional regulator, translating to MARLTREESQAQTRHRLLEVAAALFTRDGYAATSLERIAEVAGFSKGAVYSNFPGKEALFLEVLEAHGQRSLADLHAAIDGAATPADAIERIAGWADRHSRLGSWPLLVLEYARHAKPADSFRASQEAVLRSHWRTLGERLRGLDPALSVDAETLGALIFELTYAPAMSFVSRPTSGELLRAALGGLFGTQR from the coding sequence ATGGCCAGACTGACGCGCGAGGAAAGCCAGGCGCAAACCCGCCATCGGCTGCTGGAGGTAGCCGCCGCGCTGTTCACGCGCGACGGCTACGCGGCCACCTCGCTCGAGCGCATCGCCGAGGTGGCCGGCTTCAGCAAGGGCGCGGTCTACTCGAACTTCCCGGGCAAGGAAGCGCTGTTCCTGGAAGTGCTGGAAGCGCATGGGCAGCGCAGCCTCGCCGACCTGCACGCGGCGATCGACGGCGCCGCCACACCGGCCGACGCGATCGAGCGGATCGCCGGCTGGGCCGACCGGCATTCGCGCCTGGGCAGCTGGCCGCTGCTGGTGCTCGAATACGCGCGCCACGCCAAGCCCGCCGACAGCTTCCGCGCCTCGCAGGAAGCGGTGCTGCGCTCGCACTGGCGCACGCTCGGCGAGCGTCTGCGCGGGCTCGATCCCGCGCTCTCGGTCGATGCCGAAACGCTCGGCGCACTGATCTTCGAGCTGACCTACGCGCCGGCCATGAGCTTCGTGAGCCGGCCGACCTCGGGCGAGCTGCTGCGCGCCGCGCTCGGCGGCCTGTTCGGCACGCAGCGCTGA
- a CDS encoding beta-propeller fold lactonase family protein, whose translation MFRSPAARLRVLLLSLFCAAGAPLAAHADNVVVLDSGEARLNLIDEASRKVVATLPAGKEPHHLMITPDGKTLIIANSVSDNLMFVDPPTGRVEGTLQDIEDPYQLGFSPDGHWFVTNALRLDRVDIYHYEAPLHFTLAKRLPLEKMPSHMTFSMDNRTVYVSLQESGEIAAIDLPTQTVDWRMHVGQDPAGLWMTPGNRYLLVGMTGEDDVAVVDCVTHQVVKKIHTGRGAHNFRSLDDGRHVAVTNRVDSTISVLDYTALTNTGDITGLMPGPDDMELSADKRFLWVTFRFSRHVGVIDLATRKLVSRIAVGRSPHGLFFADRAPVHAPNPD comes from the coding sequence ATGTTCCGCTCCCCCGCCGCGCGCCTGCGCGTGCTGCTGCTGTCCCTCTTCTGCGCCGCCGGCGCCCCGCTGGCCGCCCATGCCGACAACGTGGTGGTGCTCGATTCGGGCGAAGCCAGGCTGAACCTGATCGACGAGGCCTCGCGCAAGGTGGTGGCCACCCTGCCCGCCGGCAAGGAGCCGCATCACCTGATGATCACGCCCGACGGCAAGACCCTGATCATCGCGAACTCGGTGTCCGACAACCTGATGTTCGTCGACCCGCCCACCGGCCGCGTCGAGGGCACGCTGCAGGATATCGAGGACCCCTATCAACTCGGCTTCTCGCCCGACGGCCACTGGTTCGTCACCAATGCGCTGCGGCTCGATCGCGTCGACATCTATCACTACGAGGCGCCGCTGCACTTCACGCTGGCCAAGCGCCTGCCGCTCGAGAAGATGCCGAGCCACATGACCTTCTCGATGGACAATCGCACCGTCTACGTCTCGCTGCAGGAATCGGGCGAGATCGCCGCGATCGACCTGCCGACCCAAACCGTCGACTGGCGCATGCACGTGGGCCAGGACCCGGCCGGGCTGTGGATGACGCCCGGCAACCGCTACCTGCTGGTGGGCATGACCGGCGAGGACGACGTGGCGGTGGTCGACTGCGTCACGCACCAGGTGGTGAAGAAGATCCATACCGGCCGCGGCGCGCACAACTTCCGCTCGCTCGACGACGGCCGCCACGTGGCCGTCACCAATCGCGTCGACAGCACCATCAGCGTGCTCGACTACACGGCCCTGACCAACACCGGCGACATCACCGGCCTGATGCCCGGCCCCGACGACATGGAACTGTCGGCCGACAAGCGCTTCCTGTGGGTCACCTTCCGTTTCTCGCGCCATGTCGGCGTGATCGACCTGGCCACGCGCAAGCTGGTCAGCAGGATCGCCGTCGGCCGCTCGCCGCACGGCCTGTTCTTCGCCGACCGCGCGCCGGTCCATGCACCCAACCCGGATTGA